A single window of Alphaproteobacteria bacterium DNA harbors:
- the radA gene encoding DNA repair protein RadA produces the protein MARATSNFVCQSCGAVHRKWSGKCDGCGEWNSIVEESGETNVPKGVTKAGGKAVAFTSLDGAPDERTRRMTGMAELDRVCGGGMVPGSALLVGGDPGIGKSTLLLQAAAMLARTGVSVAYISGEEAVDQIRLRAARLGLADAPVDLASATNIRDILAALDTVGGADVAIIDSIQTMYADNLDSAPGTVAQVRTCAQELIRVAKRRGVTMILVGHVTKEGAIAGPRVLEHMVDAVLYFEGERANQYRLLRAVKNRFGATDEIGVFEMTDAGLAEVENPSELFIAGHSDTTSGSAVFAGIEGTRPLLVEIQALVAPTPLGTPRRAVVGWDSSRLAMIIAVLQTRCGMNLGSHDVYLNVAGGLRVGEPAADLAVAAALVSAHLEQPLPPRTVVFGEIGLGGEVRGVGQADARMREAEKLGFERAWTPPLGTGRKQGSKKAQTRLDVGEIARLRDLFDRFDTTPQRGNLATV, from the coding sequence ATGGCGCGCGCGACAAGCAACTTCGTGTGCCAGTCCTGCGGCGCGGTCCACCGCAAGTGGAGCGGCAAGTGTGACGGTTGCGGCGAGTGGAACTCGATTGTCGAGGAATCGGGCGAGACCAACGTCCCCAAGGGCGTGACCAAGGCTGGCGGCAAGGCCGTCGCATTTACGTCACTGGACGGCGCCCCCGACGAGCGCACCCGACGCATGACCGGCATGGCCGAGCTCGACCGGGTCTGTGGGGGTGGCATGGTCCCGGGTTCCGCGTTGCTGGTTGGTGGCGATCCGGGCATCGGCAAATCGACGCTCCTGTTGCAGGCGGCCGCGATGCTCGCCAGGACCGGCGTCTCCGTCGCCTATATCTCGGGCGAGGAAGCCGTCGATCAGATCCGCCTGCGAGCCGCACGGCTCGGGCTGGCAGACGCGCCGGTCGACCTGGCGTCGGCCACCAACATCCGCGACATCCTCGCCGCGCTTGATACCGTCGGTGGCGCCGACGTCGCGATCATCGATTCGATCCAGACGATGTATGCCGACAATCTCGATTCCGCGCCCGGCACCGTGGCACAGGTGCGCACCTGTGCCCAGGAGCTGATCCGTGTCGCGAAGCGCCGCGGCGTGACCATGATCCTGGTCGGGCATGTCACGAAGGAAGGCGCGATTGCCGGCCCCCGGGTACTCGAGCATATGGTCGACGCCGTCCTGTATTTCGAGGGCGAACGCGCCAACCAGTATCGCCTGTTGCGGGCGGTGAAGAACCGGTTCGGCGCCACCGACGAAATCGGTGTCTTCGAAATGACCGACGCAGGCCTCGCCGAGGTCGAGAACCCGTCGGAACTGTTCATCGCGGGCCACAGCGACACCACCAGCGGCTCGGCCGTATTCGCCGGCATCGAGGGCACACGGCCGCTGCTGGTCGAGATTCAGGCGCTGGTGGCGCCGACCCCGCTGGGTACGCCGCGCCGCGCCGTGGTCGGCTGGGATTCGAGCCGCCTGGCGATGATCATCGCGGTCCTGCAGACCCGGTGCGGCATGAATCTGGGCTCCCACGACGTCTATCTGAACGTCGCCGGCGGCCTGCGGGTGGGCGAACCCGCTGCCGACCTGGCCGTGGCGGCCGCGCTCGTGTCGGCCCATCTGGAACAGCCTTTGCCGCCGCGTACGGTCGTCTTTGGCGAAATCGGCCTCGGCGGCGAAGTCCGCGGGGTGGGCCAGGCGGATGCCCGTATGCGCGAAGCGGAGAAACTGGGTTTCGAGCGCGCCTGGACACCGCCGCTCGGCACCGGACGCAAGCAGGGCAGTAAAAAAGCCCAAACCCGTCTCGATGTCGGCGAGATCGCCCGGTTGCGCGACCTCTTCGACCGTTTCGACACGACGCCGCAGCGCGGCAATCTGGCGACGGTCTGA
- a CDS encoding ATP-binding cassette domain-containing protein, with the protein MTAPGEAPKISVRDLRKAFGTNEVLRGVDLDLPAGRSLAVIGGSGTGKSVLIKSIIGLLEPDSGSILIDGEETLGMSPRERERVTRKFGMLFQGAALFDSLPVWENVAFGLIQSQGVRRHDARDAALQAMNMVGLDADIADRSPAELSGGMQKRAGLARAIATRPEILFFDEPTTGLDPIMGSVIDSLIVKSVRELGATALTITHDMASARRIADNIAMIYQGRIVWHGPVAEIDHSGNDMVDQFINGRSIGPIQLQVAV; encoded by the coding sequence ATGACCGCCCCCGGAGAGGCACCGAAAATCTCGGTCCGGGACCTGCGCAAGGCGTTCGGTACCAACGAAGTTCTGCGCGGGGTCGATCTGGACCTGCCCGCCGGGCGCTCGCTCGCGGTGATCGGTGGTTCGGGCACGGGTAAATCGGTCCTCATCAAGAGCATCATCGGCCTGCTGGAGCCGGATTCCGGCTCCATTCTGATCGATGGCGAGGAAACCCTCGGCATGTCGCCGCGCGAGCGTGAGCGGGTGACCCGGAAATTCGGCATGCTGTTTCAGGGCGCGGCCCTGTTCGACAGCCTGCCCGTCTGGGAAAACGTCGCCTTCGGCCTGATCCAGAGCCAGGGCGTTCGCCGGCACGACGCCCGTGACGCGGCCCTGCAGGCGATGAACATGGTCGGCCTCGACGCCGATATCGCCGACCGATCGCCGGCCGAATTGTCGGGCGGCATGCAGAAACGCGCCGGGCTGGCGCGGGCCATCGCGACGCGGCCTGAAATCCTGTTCTTCGATGAGCCGACAACCGGCCTCGACCCGATCATGGGCAGCGTCATCGACAGCCTGATCGTAAAATCCGTCCGCGAACTCGGCGCGACGGCATTGACGATTACACATGACATGGCAAGCGCACGGCGAATCGCCGACAATATCGCCATGATCTACCAAGGTCGGATCGTTTGGCATGGTCCGGTCGCCGAGATCGATCACTCTGGAAATGACATGGTCGACCAGTTCATCAATGGACGCTCCATCGGGCCGATCCAGCTTCAGGTTGCGGTCTAG
- a CDS encoding ABC transporter permease, producing the protein MGFLASIGRGTISTFAMIGQIAGFAGIGLYHCVRPPFYPRLIVQQMIEIGYYSLPVVGLTAIFTGAVLALQSFSGFGFAGEATIANVVVWGITRELGPVLAGLMVAGRIGAAMAAEIGTMRVTEQIDALTTLSTNPYKYLVAPRLIAAIAMLPLLVLVADVIGVLGGFLVSIYDFGFNPTTYLKSTWDSLDGTGFISGLVKAAVFGFLVALMGTYHGYHSKGGAQGVGQATTNAVVSASILLLLFNFIITAVFFAS; encoded by the coding sequence ATGGGATTTCTGGCATCCATCGGTCGCGGCACGATCTCCACCTTCGCGATGATCGGCCAGATCGCGGGCTTCGCGGGCATCGGCCTGTATCACTGTGTGCGGCCGCCCTTTTATCCCCGCTTGATCGTCCAGCAGATGATCGAAATCGGCTACTACTCCCTGCCGGTGGTGGGCCTGACCGCCATTTTTACCGGCGCGGTCCTCGCGTTGCAGAGTTTCAGCGGATTCGGCTTCGCCGGTGAGGCCACGATCGCCAACGTCGTGGTCTGGGGCATCACCCGCGAACTGGGCCCCGTCCTCGCCGGTTTGATGGTCGCCGGCCGCATCGGTGCGGCGATGGCGGCCGAAATAGGCACCATGCGCGTCACCGAGCAGATCGACGCGCTAACGACCCTTTCGACAAACCCCTACAAATATCTCGTCGCCCCGCGCCTCATCGCCGCCATCGCCATGCTGCCCCTGCTGGTCCTGGTTGCAGACGTTATCGGGGTACTCGGCGGGTTTCTGGTCTCGATTTATGATTTCGGCTTCAATCCGACCACCTATCTGAAGAGCACCTGGGACAGTCTGGACGGGACCGGCTTCATCTCCGGCCTCGTCAAGGCCGCCGTGTTCGGCTTTCTCGTCGCCCTGATGGGGACCTATCACGGCTACCATTCGAAGGGCGGTGCACAGGGTGTCGGTCAGGCAACGACCAACGCGGTGGTCTCGGCCTCGATCCTCCTGCTGCTGTTCAACTTCATCATCACCGCCGTGTTCTTTGCGTCATGA
- the alr gene encoding alanine racemase, translating to MAAHEIIIPADTGAVLIVDLDAIADNFRLIRSTCPGARVGAAVKADAYGLGVGPVTRTLAEAGCDTFFVATPAEGAHLRATNATAEIVVLNGPTPEAIATFLDNRLTPTLNSMPQIETWAAACRGASMQVPDAFLHVDTGMNRLGLGQGELETILAEPARLDGVGISTVLSHLACADTPDHPMNAAQRDGFVSACERLTPLIDPFQTSLANSPGVFLGPAYHFDLVRPGASLYGIRPNANGPNPMKQVVEIHTKILQVRDVDTPMTVGYGAAHQVTGTRRIATLAAGYADGYPRAAGTTTGNTEGSSMCAFIDGQPAPLAGRISMDLITIDVTDLAAALCRPGQAVELLGPNVSPDDLADAAGTIAYETLCRLGPRLHLEYRGGTN from the coding sequence TTGGCGGCACACGAAATTATCATCCCGGCCGATACCGGCGCCGTCCTGATCGTTGACCTGGACGCGATCGCCGATAATTTCCGCCTGATCCGGTCCACCTGCCCCGGCGCGCGCGTCGGCGCTGCGGTCAAGGCCGATGCCTACGGCCTCGGCGTCGGTCCCGTTACACGCACGCTGGCGGAAGCGGGCTGCGACACGTTTTTCGTCGCGACACCGGCCGAAGGCGCGCATCTGCGCGCGACAAACGCCACGGCCGAGATCGTCGTCCTCAACGGGCCGACGCCCGAAGCCATCGCTACATTCCTCGACAACCGGTTGACACCGACCCTGAACAGCATGCCCCAGATCGAGACCTGGGCCGCCGCTTGCCGCGGCGCATCCATGCAAGTTCCGGATGCCTTTCTGCATGTGGATACGGGCATGAATCGACTAGGGCTGGGCCAGGGGGAACTCGAGACAATATTGGCCGAGCCCGCGCGTTTGGACGGGGTCGGGATATCGACGGTCCTGAGCCATCTCGCATGTGCCGACACGCCGGACCATCCGATGAACGCGGCACAGCGCGACGGCTTTGTGTCTGCGTGCGAACGCCTGACGCCGTTGATCGACCCGTTTCAAACCAGTCTGGCGAATTCGCCCGGGGTTTTTCTGGGCCCCGCCTATCATTTCGATTTGGTCCGGCCGGGCGCGTCACTCTATGGGATTCGGCCGAACGCCAATGGCCCCAATCCCATGAAACAAGTTGTTGAAATTCATACGAAAATTCTGCAAGTCCGTGACGTTGACACCCCCATGACCGTTGGATACGGTGCCGCCCATCAGGTCACCGGAACCCGTCGGATTGCGACCCTCGCGGCAGGCTATGCCGACGGATACCCCCGCGCCGCCGGAACCACGACCGGTAATACGGAGGGCAGCAGCATGTGCGCCTTTATCGACGGGCAGCCTGCCCCGCTCGCGGGACGGATTTCCATGGATCTGATCACCATCGATGTCACCGACCTCGCGGCCGCGCTTTGTCGCCCGGGACAAGCGGTCGAACTTCTGGGGCCCAACGTCAGCCCCGACGACCTCGCAGACGCCGCCGGGACCATCGCGTATGAGACCCTTTGCCGGCTGGGCCCGCGGCTACATCTCGAATACCGGGGTGGAACGAATTGA
- a CDS encoding replicative DNA helicase — translation MADEAANIMPLHGEEGGIGFRSPPHNFEAEMALLGAILVNNRSFERVQEFLLPEHFADPAHASVYAACAHLIEHGQIADPVTLKNYFKDDADLKAIGGQAYIAELANAVITIQNALDLGREVYDCFLRRELIDIGGQVVNNAYEYELETPAPQQIERAEEMLFQLAEEGTTDTGFRDFKSAVTGAIDMAAAAYKRDGQLVGVPTGFTDLDKLLGGLHESDLVIVAARPSMGKTALATNIAYHAASTKQRKDGPDGTEIEETESVAFFSLEMSAEQLATRIISEQAHVRSDSIRRGDVREEEYNRVFAVSQALHGLKLFIDDTPALTMAQIRTRARRLKRQHGLSLIIIDYLQLINPPANSRGDNRVQEVSQITRGLKALAKELNVPVIALSQLSRAVEQREDKRPQLSDLRESGSIEQDADVVTFIYREEYYREREKPTPRDSEKSETFLEREQRYMELLEKCRNKAEVIIAKQRHGPIGTVVLQFNGDYTQFADLSPDDYLPEDRY, via the coding sequence ATGGCCGACGAAGCCGCCAACATCATGCCTCTGCACGGCGAAGAAGGCGGGATAGGATTCCGCTCTCCGCCGCATAATTTCGAGGCGGAGATGGCGCTGTTGGGCGCGATTCTGGTCAATAACCGCTCGTTTGAGCGGGTGCAGGAGTTTCTCCTGCCCGAACATTTCGCCGACCCGGCCCATGCCAGCGTCTATGCCGCCTGCGCCCACCTGATCGAGCACGGCCAGATCGCCGATCCGGTGACCCTGAAAAACTATTTCAAGGACGATGCGGACCTGAAAGCAATCGGCGGACAGGCCTATATCGCCGAACTGGCGAACGCGGTTATCACCATCCAGAACGCGCTCGACCTGGGGCGCGAGGTCTATGACTGTTTCCTGCGGCGCGAGCTGATCGATATCGGCGGCCAGGTGGTCAACAACGCGTATGAATATGAGCTCGAAACGCCCGCACCCCAGCAGATCGAGCGCGCCGAGGAGATGCTTTTCCAGTTGGCCGAGGAAGGCACGACCGATACCGGGTTCCGGGACTTCAAGAGTGCCGTCACGGGCGCCATCGACATGGCGGCGGCGGCCTACAAGCGTGACGGTCAGCTTGTCGGCGTACCAACGGGCTTCACCGATCTCGACAAGCTGCTGGGGGGGCTGCATGAGTCCGATCTGGTGATCGTCGCGGCGCGGCCATCCATGGGCAAGACCGCGCTGGCCACCAACATCGCCTACCACGCGGCCTCGACGAAGCAGCGCAAGGACGGACCCGACGGGACGGAGATCGAGGAAACCGAAAGCGTCGCCTTTTTCTCGCTCGAAATGTCGGCCGAACAGCTCGCCACGCGTATTATTTCCGAACAGGCCCATGTGCGTTCGGACTCGATCCGGCGCGGCGATGTGCGCGAGGAAGAGTATAACCGGGTGTTCGCCGTCTCCCAGGCATTGCATGGCCTGAAGCTGTTTATCGATGACACGCCGGCGCTGACCATGGCGCAGATCCGGACCCGGGCGCGACGGCTCAAGCGACAGCACGGTCTCAGCCTGATCATCATCGACTATCTGCAGCTCATTAATCCACCGGCCAACAGCCGCGGTGACAACCGGGTCCAGGAGGTCTCCCAAATCACCCGTGGCCTGAAGGCACTGGCGAAGGAGCTGAATGTCCCGGTGATCGCGTTGAGTCAGTTGTCTCGTGCGGTCGAGCAACGCGAGGACAAACGCCCGCAGCTTTCGGACCTCCGCGAATCGGGATCGATCGAGCAGGACGCCGACGTGGTCACGTTCATCTATCGCGAGGAATATTACCGCGAGCGCGAGAAGCCGACCCCGCGCGACAGCGAAAAATCGGAAACCTTTCTGGAACGCGAGCAACGCTATATGGAGTTGCTCGAAAAATGCCGGAACAAGGCGGAAGTGATCATCGCCAAACAGCGGCACGGACCGATCGGGACGGTGGTGTTGCAGTTCAACGGCGACTACACCCAGTTCGCCGACCTGTCGCCCGACGACTATCTGCCCGAGGACCGGTACTAG
- a CDS encoding NADPH:quinone reductase, whose protein sequence is MRAAWYAEFGAAKDIFEIGELDKPVAGDGEVLVRVHATGINPLDVKRRAGLRGPMMGEVMIPHFDGAGVIEAVGAGVDAGRIGERVWLYEGHMRRANGTAAEYIALDASRANPLPEGQSFAAGACLGIPAMTAHAAVFTDGPVGGQTILVTGAAGAVGNYAVQMARNGGATVIGTVSSDEKAARAMEDGATHTINYRTEDVAARIKELTDGKGVDRVVEVELGGNIETTVRILKTGATIAAYASMAEPVVPYPFYKLLAKAPTLHIIGCFTMAEAFKTQSVADISRWMAAGKLTSRVAREFPLEDIAAAHELVEEGSQVGGVVVTIE, encoded by the coding sequence ATGCGTGCAGCCTGGTACGCGGAATTCGGTGCCGCGAAGGACATATTCGAAATCGGGGAACTGGATAAGCCGGTGGCCGGCGACGGCGAGGTGCTCGTCAGGGTGCATGCCACGGGCATCAATCCGCTGGATGTGAAGCGCCGCGCCGGTCTGCGCGGGCCCATGATGGGAGAGGTGATGATCCCGCATTTCGATGGTGCCGGCGTGATCGAGGCGGTCGGTGCGGGCGTGGATGCGGGCCGCATCGGCGAGAGGGTCTGGTTGTATGAGGGACATATGCGACGTGCCAACGGGACGGCCGCAGAGTATATCGCCCTCGATGCCTCCCGCGCGAACCCGCTGCCCGAGGGCCAGAGTTTTGCTGCGGGGGCGTGTCTGGGTATTCCCGCGATGACCGCCCATGCTGCCGTGTTCACGGATGGACCCGTCGGTGGCCAGACGATACTGGTGACCGGCGCCGCCGGGGCGGTGGGCAACTATGCCGTGCAGATGGCGCGTAATGGCGGTGCAACTGTCATCGGCACGGTCAGTTCTGACGAGAAAGCGGCCCGCGCGATGGAAGACGGTGCGACCCACACCATCAACTACAGGACCGAGGACGTCGCCGCGCGGATCAAGGAACTGACCGACGGCAAGGGCGTCGACCGTGTGGTTGAGGTCGAGCTCGGCGGCAATATCGAGACGACGGTCAGGATTCTCAAGACCGGGGCCACCATCGCGGCCTATGCGTCCATGGCCGAGCCGGTGGTGCCGTATCCGTTCTACAAGCTGCTGGCGAAGGCCCCCACACTGCACATCATCGGCTGTTTCACCATGGCCGAGGCATTCAAGACGCAAAGTGTTGCGGACATCTCCCGCTGGATGGCGGCGGGGAAGCTGACCAGCCGGGTCGCGCGCGAGTTCCCGCTGGAAGATATCGCGGCGGCCCATGAGCTGGTCGAAGAAGGCAGCCAGGTGGGCGGTGTGGTCGTGACGATCGAGTAG
- a CDS encoding YaiI/YqxD family protein, with translation MLELYVDADACPVKDEIVRVAERHQLRVHLVSNSGMFGFHGHPLVSQTVVADGADVADDWIAERIGPGDIVITQDIPLADRCIKKDARALRPNGKALDKASIGMALATRDLMTDLRSAGETTRGPRAFAKQDRSNFLQALETTIQAIKNAP, from the coding sequence ATGCTCGAACTCTATGTCGATGCCGACGCCTGCCCGGTGAAGGACGAGATCGTGCGGGTCGCTGAACGGCACCAGCTGCGCGTCCATCTCGTCTCGAACAGCGGCATGTTCGGGTTCCACGGGCATCCGCTCGTGTCCCAGACAGTCGTTGCCGACGGCGCGGACGTGGCCGATGACTGGATCGCCGAGCGTATCGGCCCGGGGGATATTGTCATCACCCAGGACATCCCGCTTGCCGACCGCTGCATCAAGAAGGACGCCCGCGCGCTGCGACCCAACGGTAAGGCGCTCGACAAGGCCTCAATCGGCATGGCGCTGGCCACGCGGGACCTGATGACGGACCTGCGTTCGGCCGGCGAGACCACGCGTGGCCCCCGCGCATTTGCCAAACAGGACCGGTCGAATTTCCTGCAGGCCCTCGAAACGACAATCCAGGCGATCAAGAACGCCCCATAG
- a CDS encoding cyclopropane-fatty-acyl-phospholipid synthase family protein: MLLARFLDGIIGEGDFSLIDAGGKTHRFGNGASPRVKVRLQDRATERRLLINPRLAVGEAYMDGTLIIEEGNLYDLIDLIGRNIEIFEDHWFSSLTAVMSRLFRHIQQYNPVGKAQKNVAHHYDLSDDLYDLFLDQDRQYSCAYFNEPHTDLERAQHDKKRHIAAKLLLDRPGMKVLDIGSGWGGMALYLAQTTGADVTGVTLSKEQHKVSQQRAADAGLSDRVRFKLQDYRDEPETFDRIVSVGMFEHVGAGHFTEYFRKARQLLSDDGVFLLHSIGRMEPPGNTNPWLRKYIFPGGYTPSLSETLTAIEKAGLWVTDIEILRLHYADTLHIWYDRFMDQRDKALALYDERFCRMWEFYLLGCEIAFRRMGQMVFQIQIAKRQDAVPLTRDYITDWDRAVGQAETKAAE, translated from the coding sequence ATGCTTCTCGCGCGGTTTCTCGACGGGATCATCGGTGAGGGCGATTTCAGCCTTATAGATGCAGGGGGAAAAACGCACCGTTTCGGAAACGGTGCTTCGCCCCGCGTCAAGGTTCGCCTACAGGACCGCGCAACCGAACGACGGTTGCTGATAAACCCGCGTCTCGCAGTCGGCGAAGCCTATATGGACGGCACGCTGATAATCGAAGAAGGCAACCTCTACGACCTGATCGATCTCATCGGCCGCAATATCGAAATCTTCGAGGACCATTGGTTTTCGAGTTTGACCGCGGTCATGAGCCGGCTGTTCCGGCACATCCAGCAATATAATCCGGTCGGCAAGGCACAGAAGAATGTCGCCCATCACTACGACCTGTCCGATGATCTGTATGACTTGTTCCTGGATCAGGACCGGCAATATTCCTGCGCCTATTTCAATGAACCCCACACGGATCTTGAGCGGGCCCAACACGACAAGAAGCGTCATATCGCCGCCAAGCTTCTGCTCGACCGCCCGGGTATGAAGGTGCTCGACATCGGGTCGGGGTGGGGCGGCATGGCGCTCTATCTTGCGCAGACCACAGGGGCCGACGTCACGGGCGTGACCCTCTCCAAGGAACAACACAAGGTCAGCCAGCAGCGCGCGGCAGACGCCGGACTTTCCGACCGGGTCCGTTTCAAGCTCCAGGATTATCGCGACGAACCGGAGACCTTTGACCGGATCGTCTCGGTCGGCATGTTCGAACATGTGGGTGCAGGCCATTTCACGGAGTATTTCCGAAAGGCCAGGCAACTGCTCTCGGATGACGGTGTCTTCCTGCTTCATTCGATCGGACGGATGGAACCACCGGGCAACACCAACCCGTGGCTGCGCAAGTACATCTTCCCCGGCGGCTACACGCCATCCCTGTCCGAGACCCTCACGGCCATCGAAAAGGCCGGCCTGTGGGTCACGGATATCGAGATCCTGCGCTTGCACTACGCCGATACGCTGCACATCTGGTACGACCGCTTCATGGATCAGCGCGACAAGGCGCTGGCGCTTTATGACGAGCGTTTTTGCCGGATGTGGGAGTTCTATCTGCTCGGCTGTGAGATCGCCTTCCGGCGGATGGGCCAGATGGTCTTCCAGATCCAGATCGCCAAGCGCCAGGACGCGGTTCCCTTGACCCGGGACTACATCACCGACTGGGACCGGGCGGTCGGTCAGGCGGAGACGAAGGCCGCGGAGTAG
- the rplI gene encoding 50S ribosomal protein L9, giving the protein MDVILLERIEKLGQMGDVVTVKSGYARNFLLPQKKALRATDGNREHFESQRTQLEAENLKRREEAEAVAGKIEVLDVTLIRQAGDSGQLYGSVSARDISDVVTENGVTVGRGQVLLDRAIKELGLHPIRISLHPEVSVELTINIARTEDEAATQREHGQSITQIAEDAEAAENAVALADEALAVADDKAAEAEAIEGMVEEEVAERVAGEASETDDQSAGEDSPESGADGEAEEVTS; this is encoded by the coding sequence ATGGATGTAATTCTTCTCGAACGTATCGAAAAACTCGGCCAGATGGGTGACGTTGTCACCGTGAAATCCGGCTACGCACGCAATTTCCTGCTGCCGCAGAAAAAGGCATTGCGCGCCACCGATGGTAATCGGGAGCATTTCGAATCCCAACGCACGCAGCTCGAGGCAGAAAACCTCAAGCGGCGCGAGGAAGCCGAAGCCGTGGCCGGCAAGATCGAGGTCCTCGATGTGACCCTGATCCGCCAGGCGGGCGACAGCGGCCAGCTCTATGGCTCGGTCAGCGCACGCGATATCTCCGACGTTGTCACCGAAAACGGTGTCACGGTCGGGCGCGGCCAGGTTCTGCTCGACCGGGCCATCAAGGAGCTGGGTCTTCATCCGATCCGCATTTCCCTGCATCCGGAAGTTTCTGTCGAGCTGACGATCAACATCGCCCGTACCGAGGACGAAGCCGCGACCCAGCGCGAGCATGGCCAGTCGATCACGCAGATCGCCGAGGACGCCGAAGCGGCCGAGAATGCCGTTGCGCTTGCCGACGAAGCGCTCGCCGTGGCCGACGACAAGGCCGCCGAAGCCGAGGCTATCGAGGGCATGGTCGAGGAAGAGGTCGCCGAACGCGTCGCGGGCGAAGCTTCGGAAACCGACGATCAATCCGCCGGCGAAGACAGCCCGGAATCGGGTGCTGACGGCGAGGCGGAAGAGGTCACCTCCTGA
- the rpsR gene encoding 30S ribosomal protein S18 produces the protein MGPRTGGGGGGGRRPFFRRRKTCPFSGANSPRIDYKDTKLLSRYISERGKIVPSRITAVSAKKQRELSRAIKRARFLALLPYVVD, from the coding sequence ATGGGACCCCGCACCGGCGGTGGCGGCGGAGGCGGCCGACGCCCCTTCTTCCGTCGTCGCAAGACATGCCCGTTCTCGGGCGCGAATTCGCCACGGATCGACTACAAGGACACCAAATTGCTGTCCCGGTACATTTCCGAACGCGGCAAGATCGTGCCGAGCCGGATCACCGCTGTCTCCGCCAAGAAACAGCGTGAGCTGTCGCGCGCCATCAAGCGCGCACGGTTCCTGGCGTTGCTTCCCTACGTCGTCGACTGA
- the rpsF gene encoding 30S ribosomal protein S6: MPLYEHVFIARQDISGTQVDQLIETFTGVVETGGGKVVASESWGLRNLAYRIKKNRKGHYVMMNLDVPSDVVLELERQQRIHDDVLRYLTLRVDEHEEAPSVMMQGRKERGSRRDDDDDGDSKPAAKSEDAKPAAEAAPAAPAAETPATEAPADDTAAAASEGEKE; this comes from the coding sequence ATGCCACTCTACGAACACGTCTTTATTGCGCGCCAGGATATTTCCGGCACGCAGGTCGATCAACTGATCGAAACCTTTACCGGGGTCGTTGAAACCGGTGGCGGGAAGGTCGTGGCCTCCGAATCATGGGGCCTCCGCAACCTCGCCTACCGAATCAAGAAGAACCGCAAGGGTCACTACGTCATGATGAACCTCGATGTCCCGTCGGATGTCGTCCTCGAACTGGAGCGTCAGCAGCGCATCCATGACGACGTTCTTCGCTATCTCACGCTGCGGGTCGACGAGCATGAGGAAGCCCCGTCGGTCATGATGCAGGGCCGCAAGGAACGCGGTTCGCGCCGCGACGATGACGATGACGGGGACAGCAAGCCTGCCGCCAAGAGCGAAGATGCGAAGCCGGCGGCGGAAGCCGCACCGGCGGCGCCTGCTGCCGAAACACCGGCAACCGAAGCACCGGCCGACGATACGGCCGCCGCTGCAAGCGAAGGGGAGAAAGAATAA